Proteins from one Acomys russatus chromosome 12, mAcoRus1.1, whole genome shotgun sequence genomic window:
- the LOC127196170 gene encoding C-X-C chemokine receptor type 2-like, with protein sequence MGEIRLDNFQFEDFISGDIDNYNYSSILPPTLLDAAPCHPESLNINGYAVVIIYILVTLLSLLGNALVILVVLYNRSTSSVTDIYLLNLAIADLFFALTLPVWAASKVLGWIFGSTLCKLFSFIKEVTFYSSVLLLACISMDRYLAIVHATSTLIQKRHLVKFVCITMWVLSVFLSLPSLIIRNTFMYSSTLHCYENVGKETSELRVVLRFLPQTIGFLLPLLIMLFCYGFTLRTLFKAHMGQKHRAMRVIFAVVLVFLLCWLPYNIVLFTDTLMRTNKIEDSCERRNEIGRALTATEILGFFHSCLNPIIYAFIGQKFRHGLLKIMATYGLVSKKFLAKERPSFVGSSSRNTSTTL encoded by the coding sequence ATGGGAGAAATCAGGTTGGATAATTTCCAATTTGAAGATTTCATAAGTGGAGATATTGATAATTACAATTATAGCTCTATCCTGCCTCCTACTCTACTGGATGCTGCCCCATGCCACCCAGAGAGCCTAAATATTAACGGATATGCTGTGGTTATAATTTATATACTGGTGACTCTGCTGAGCCTTCTGGGAAATGCTCTGGTGATATTAGTTGTGTTATACAACCGGAGCACCAGCTCTGTCACTGATATCTACCTGCTAAACCTAGCCATTGCCGATCTGTTCTTTGCCCTGACCTTGCCTGTCTGGGCAGCATCGAAGGTATTGGGATGGATTTTTGGCTCAACCCTGTGCAAGCTATTCTCATTCATCAAGGAAGTTACCTTCTACAGCAGCGTTCTGCTACTAGCCTGTATCAGCATGGACCGCTACCTGGCCATCGTCCATGCCACAAGCACACTAATCCAGAAGAGACATTTGGTCAAGTTTGTATGCataaccatgtgggtgctgtcaGTATTTTTGTCCCTGCCCAGCTTAATTATACGTAATACTTTTATGTACTCTTCTACTCTACACTGCTATGAAAATGTAGGTAAGGAGACATCGGAGTTGAGGGTGGTACTGCGCTTCCTGCCTCAGACCATCGGCTTCCTCCTGCCACTGCTGATCATGCTGTTCTGCTACGGGTTCACACTGCGCACACTCTTTAAGGCCCACATGGGGCAGAAGCACCGGGCCATGAGAGTCATTTTTGCTGTTGTGCTTGTCTTCCTACTCTGCTGGCTGCCCTACAACATAGTCCTTTTCACAGACACCCTCATGAGAACCAACAAGATTGAGGACAGCTGCGAGCGCCGGAATGAAATTGGCAGGGCCTTGACTGCTACTGAGATTCTTGGCTTCTTCCACAGCTGCCTTAACCCCATCATTTATGCCTTTATTGGCCAGAAATTTCGCCATGGACTCCTCAAGATCATGGCTACTTATGGCCTTGTCAGCAAGAAGTTCTTAGCCAAGGAAAGGCCTTCTTTTGTTGGCTCTTCTTCCCGGAATACCTCCACTACCCTCTGA